From a region of the uncultured Desulfatiglans sp. genome:
- a CDS encoding conserved hypothetical protein (Evidence 4 : Unknown function but conserved in other organisms) codes for MENGKAVEMVSGAGKPRGEIVLLDNQFPPSLFRHSDLIDGGDRSSVDEKYVINILNYMNFTGNGILLRLQHSRFEESILIRVYPNVCAGEGLSCRWEGEPPAGFLDDAVNGGHLLIDRGASVLVVPISFGMGGGGEPVVRFTEGAYSVARREMRRYVCQKRLNVEVFQSGFLASGSLVDFNARAFKVCVRPLSSGAFQWLNTDEPIGLQIRTDQDVIYSGLCRFVRGQRLPLGATEDRQLVLEPAQKEISRFQRRRIRSPRQRLTPPPTVNFLHPLLDASVTLDVCDLSTSGFSVYEHGDEGLLVQGLIIPELEIEFAGGACAVCSAQVIYRREEIATGSVRCGLAILDMSLRDFNKLANVINKVQDPRAHVSPHINPDALWEFFFETGFIYPGKYALIDAEKSEFKRTIKKLYEECPDIACHFTYQQNSRIFAHVSMVRAYEKAWLIQHHAAKALESKSTGFNVLKQIMYYLYDMCRLPSANMDYLFCYYRPDNKFPDRVFGGFARQLKDNKKCSMDVFAYFTICKRIQRDISLSNFEIKATSKMDLFQLNLFYNHISGGLMLNIYSMLPENMQNNKTIENIYKDINFTRKMRLYSLTYNRKLCAIFILDQSDFGFNFSELINGIKAIILEPKFLPWPVFYEAVNQLAPDYKTDNVPIMIFPGEYVSCANKSPKDLKQYVLWAYDVAIISEFMEFLKKKFRIRYWEEPVREEASPEKAS; via the coding sequence ATGGAGAACGGCAAGGCAGTTGAGATGGTTTCAGGGGCTGGTAAACCGAGGGGAGAGATTGTCCTGCTCGACAATCAGTTTCCTCCCTCGCTCTTTCGGCACAGCGATCTGATCGATGGCGGAGATCGTTCTTCGGTAGATGAAAAATATGTTATAAATATTTTGAATTACATGAATTTTACCGGAAATGGAATCTTGCTTCGCCTTCAGCACTCGAGGTTTGAAGAGAGTATTTTGATTCGGGTGTATCCGAATGTATGCGCCGGGGAGGGATTGAGCTGCCGGTGGGAGGGTGAGCCGCCGGCCGGATTTCTCGATGATGCCGTGAATGGAGGCCACTTGCTGATTGACCGAGGTGCTTCTGTGCTCGTTGTTCCGATCAGTTTCGGGATGGGAGGCGGGGGGGAGCCTGTGGTGCGGTTCACGGAAGGGGCCTATTCGGTGGCTAGGCGTGAGATGAGGCGGTATGTTTGCCAGAAGCGTCTGAACGTCGAGGTTTTCCAGAGTGGTTTTCTTGCTTCGGGCAGCCTGGTGGATTTCAATGCGCGAGCCTTCAAGGTCTGTGTGCGTCCCCTGTCTAGCGGGGCATTCCAGTGGCTCAACACGGACGAGCCGATCGGTCTGCAAATTAGGACTGATCAGGATGTCATATATTCGGGCCTTTGCCGGTTCGTGCGTGGACAGCGGCTCCCGCTTGGTGCGACGGAGGACAGGCAGCTCGTCCTCGAGCCGGCCCAGAAAGAAATCAGCCGCTTTCAGCGGAGGCGCATCCGAAGTCCCAGACAGCGTCTGACGCCGCCGCCCACGGTCAACTTCCTGCATCCTCTCCTCGATGCCTCCGTGACGCTTGATGTTTGCGATCTTTCGACCTCCGGATTTTCTGTCTATGAACATGGCGATGAAGGCCTGTTGGTCCAGGGTTTGATCATTCCCGAACTGGAGATCGAATTTGCGGGCGGCGCCTGCGCGGTTTGTTCAGCGCAAGTCATTTACAGAAGAGAAGAAATAGCTACAGGAAGCGTCCGATGCGGATTGGCCATACTCGATATGAGTCTGAGAGATTTCAACAAATTAGCGAATGTCATCAACAAGGTCCAGGATCCTCGAGCTCATGTTTCTCCACACATCAACCCGGATGCCCTCTGGGAGTTTTTTTTCGAGACGGGATTCATTTATCCGGGGAAGTACGCCTTGATCGATGCCGAAAAGAGCGAGTTCAAGCGAACTATCAAGAAACTCTATGAGGAATGCCCTGATATTGCATGTCATTTCACATACCAGCAGAACTCCAGGATCTTCGCCCACGTTTCGATGGTGCGAGCGTACGAAAAAGCATGGTTAATTCAACATCATGCTGCAAAAGCTTTGGAAAGCAAATCGACCGGATTCAACGTCCTTAAGCAAATCATGTATTATCTTTATGATATGTGCCGTCTTCCATCTGCGAATATGGATTATTTGTTCTGTTATTACAGACCTGACAACAAATTTCCGGATCGGGTTTTCGGTGGTTTCGCGAGACAATTGAAGGATAATAAAAAATGCTCCATGGATGTATTTGCGTATTTTACAATTTGCAAAAGAATACAGAGAGATATAAGTTTATCAAACTTTGAGATCAAAGCAACAAGCAAAATGGATTTGTTTCAATTGAATTTATTCTACAATCATATTTCAGGTGGTTTGATGCTGAATATATATTCAATGCTGCCGGAAAACATGCAGAATAACAAAACGATTGAAAATATTTATAAAGATATTAATTTTACAAGGAAAATGAGATTGTATTCTTTAACCTACAACAGGAAATTATGTGCAATTTTTATTCTTGACCAATCTGATTTTGGATTCAATTTTTCGGAGTTAATCAATGGTATCAAGGCGATTATCCTTGAACCCAAGTTTTTACCTTGGCCTGTCTTTTACGAGGCTGTCAATCAATTGGCGCCGGATTATAAAACGGATAATGTTCCCATAATGATTTTTCCCGGGGAATATGTTTCCTGTGCGAATAAGTCTCCGAAAGATCTGAAACAGTATGTGCTCTGGGCGTATGATGTGGCTATCATTTCGGAATTCATGGAATTCCTCAAGAAAAAATTCCGTATCCGCTATTGGGAGGAGCCTGTAAGAGAAGAAGCTTCTCCAGAAAAAGCTTCTTGA
- a CDS encoding hypothetical protein (Evidence 5 : Unknown function): MCGDIQVASAQTLDRLDIGQKSSFPDWRLSPNAKSFPDGYELFSPGNAVPAQFRHQCVRQFVRRTLRYRGNPSFADSAVVRPPRASKRKKGR, encoded by the coding sequence TTGTGCGGCGACATCCAGGTCGCCTCCGCGCAAACGCTCGATCGCCTTGATATTGGCCAAAAATCCTCATTTCCTGATTGGAGACTGAGTCCTAACGCGAAATCATTTCCGGATGGATACGAGTTATTTTCGCCCGGAAATGCTGTTCCTGCCCAATTTCGGCATCAATGTGTGCGCCAGTTTGTGCGGCGCACTCTCCGTTATCGAGGAAATCCCTCGTTTGCAGATTCGGCGGTCGTCAGGCCGCCCCGCGCAAGCAAACGCAAAAAAGGAAGGTAG
- a CDS encoding hypothetical protein (Evidence 5 : Unknown function) encodes MANIKAIERLRGGDLDVAAQADMQIIAGIGLKDHFRMETRRMRRSGTSGHDGRRSDLQ; translated from the coding sequence TTGGCCAATATCAAGGCGATCGAGCGTTTGCGCGGAGGCGACCTGGATGTCGCCGCACAAGCAGACATGCAGATCATCGCCGGGATTGGCCTAAAAGACCATTTCCGTATGGAGACCAGACGCATGAGGAGGTCGGGGACTAGCGGTCATGACGGAAGACGCAGCGATTTACAATAG
- a CDS encoding putative PAS domain S-box protein (Evidence 3 : Putative function from multiple computational evidences): MTEDAAIYNSRITKGYIEFLKREYPEIELETLLHYAEMPVYAVDDEAHWFTQRQVDRFHDILVEKTGNPHIARDVGRFAASSDAMGVAKKYTLGLVRLSTAYLLMARLYPMISRGADITSRKLASNKIELVVTPRPGVQEKLYQCENRMGTFEALARFFTDKFATIEHPECFHSGAKACRYIVSWEKTPSSLWKMARNYAILCGVLLTGASLFFWHVEVSIAIAEIFAFTVLALSVYADNLEKQELAKTLEQQGDTAKKLLDEMNIRYNNALLVEEIGRATSEVLEVDQLLEDVMAVISKRLDFDRGVIWLANQENEKLIYKAGYGYSAEEEKVLKKAEFHLDNPDSKGFAVQAFKQQKGFLLDDVEIMKDDLSIKSFELISQFNATSIICVPLVYKGRSLGVLVVDNVETKRSLTQSDMNLLMGVASQTSVSIVNARSFQEVQNSERKYRELVENANSIIMRVDPEFRVTFFNEFAQNFFGYKEGDIIGRNVHETLFSSKARAGLNLYRLFKNMREKPQSLLVAEGECTRHDGRQVIVAWTFKPVFKNTDQEIQQILCIGNDVTELKKAADANRALEIKLQQAQKMEAIGTLAGGIAHDFNNILTAIIGYAEIAKLRLPGESRARESLEEVLRASDRAKDLVGQILSFSRQGQQQLLPAQIGPIVKEALKLLRASLPSTIQINQDIDPDAGVVKADPTQIHQVLMNLCTNALHAMQERGGILTVSLRNWSVDEAFAFRYPGLEPGKYVRLQVQDTGYGIAPEVLDRIFEPYFTTKKTGEGTGLGLAVVHGIVKSHGGVITVSSNREDGTAFDVFLPAIEGDELPVLEPSEDLPRGDERILFVDDEQALVHLGKEMLEFLGYTVNGCSSSLEALQLFRSRPNDFDLVITDLTMPHLTGEGLAQEVLSMREDIPIILCTGFKQKMTERYAAEIGLQALLIKPLRIKEMADTVRRVLDNARLLDAHPKA, translated from the coding sequence ATGACGGAAGACGCAGCGATTTACAATAGCAGAATCACCAAAGGCTACATAGAATTTCTCAAGAGAGAATATCCCGAAATCGAGTTGGAAACGCTGCTCCACTATGCCGAGATGCCGGTCTATGCGGTGGACGACGAGGCCCACTGGTTTACGCAACGCCAGGTCGACCGCTTTCATGACATCCTGGTCGAGAAGACCGGTAATCCCCATATTGCACGGGATGTTGGAAGATTTGCAGCCTCATCCGACGCGATGGGCGTAGCGAAAAAATATACCCTTGGGCTTGTTCGTTTGAGCACCGCGTACCTTCTCATGGCCCGTCTCTATCCCATGATCAGCCGCGGGGCCGACATTACCTCGAGGAAGCTGGCTTCCAATAAAATCGAATTGGTCGTGACGCCCAGGCCGGGCGTCCAGGAAAAGCTGTACCAGTGTGAAAACCGCATGGGAACGTTCGAGGCCCTGGCGCGGTTTTTCACGGACAAGTTCGCGACTATCGAGCATCCCGAGTGTTTTCACAGCGGGGCGAAGGCCTGCCGCTACATTGTCAGCTGGGAAAAGACGCCTTCCAGCCTATGGAAGATGGCGCGTAACTATGCCATTTTGTGCGGGGTGCTTTTGACGGGTGCCTCTCTCTTTTTCTGGCATGTCGAGGTGAGCATCGCGATTGCGGAAATCTTCGCATTTACGGTTCTTGCGCTATCCGTGTACGCCGATAATCTCGAAAAACAGGAGCTTGCCAAGACTCTGGAACAGCAGGGAGATACGGCCAAGAAGCTTCTGGATGAAATGAATATCCGCTACAACAATGCCTTGCTGGTGGAGGAGATCGGTCGCGCGACGTCCGAAGTGCTCGAGGTTGACCAGCTTCTGGAAGATGTGATGGCGGTCATTTCGAAGCGGCTCGATTTCGATAGAGGGGTTATCTGGCTCGCGAATCAAGAAAATGAGAAATTGATTTATAAGGCCGGCTATGGGTATAGCGCAGAAGAGGAAAAGGTTTTGAAGAAGGCAGAGTTCCACCTGGACAACCCGGATTCGAAAGGATTCGCCGTCCAGGCGTTTAAGCAGCAAAAGGGATTTCTCCTGGATGACGTGGAGATTATGAAAGATGATCTTTCAATAAAAAGTTTTGAGCTGATTTCTCAATTCAATGCCACATCGATCATTTGCGTCCCATTGGTTTACAAGGGAAGGTCATTAGGGGTTCTGGTCGTCGACAATGTTGAAACCAAGAGATCACTGACTCAGAGCGACATGAATCTTTTGATGGGTGTGGCATCGCAAACATCTGTAAGTATTGTGAACGCACGCTCTTTTCAGGAAGTGCAGAACAGTGAAAGAAAATACCGGGAGCTCGTTGAAAACGCCAATAGCATTATCATGCGGGTCGATCCTGAATTTCGAGTGACTTTTTTCAATGAATTCGCCCAGAATTTCTTTGGGTACAAGGAAGGGGATATTATCGGCAGGAACGTGCATGAAACGCTTTTCTCCTCGAAGGCGCGTGCCGGTTTAAATCTGTATCGTTTATTCAAGAACATGAGGGAAAAACCCCAATCGCTTCTGGTTGCGGAAGGTGAGTGCACAAGGCATGACGGGCGACAAGTGATTGTGGCTTGGACATTCAAACCAGTTTTTAAAAATACAGATCAGGAAATTCAACAGATTCTTTGCATTGGCAATGACGTGACTGAATTGAAGAAGGCGGCCGATGCCAACAGGGCCTTGGAGATCAAGTTGCAGCAGGCCCAGAAAATGGAGGCGATTGGAACCCTGGCCGGCGGGATCGCGCATGATTTCAACAACATTCTGACGGCCATCATCGGGTACGCCGAGATAGCGAAGCTGCGGCTGCCGGGTGAGAGCCGGGCGAGAGAAAGCCTGGAAGAGGTCCTGCGGGCCAGCGATCGTGCGAAGGATCTGGTCGGGCAAATCCTTTCGTTCAGCCGGCAGGGCCAGCAGCAACTCCTGCCGGCGCAGATCGGGCCGATCGTTAAGGAGGCACTGAAGCTCTTGCGTGCATCCTTGCCTTCCACCATACAAATCAACCAGGATATCGATCCGGACGCGGGGGTGGTCAAGGCGGATCCTACCCAGATCCATCAAGTCCTGATGAATCTTTGCACCAACGCACTCCACGCCATGCAGGAGAGGGGGGGGATCCTCACGGTGAGCCTTCGCAACTGGAGTGTCGATGAAGCTTTCGCGTTCCGGTATCCCGGACTCGAACCTGGAAAGTATGTGAGGCTGCAGGTCCAGGATACGGGATACGGGATTGCGCCGGAGGTCTTGGACCGCATTTTCGAACCGTATTTCACGACGAAGAAGACGGGAGAAGGGACCGGACTCGGGCTTGCGGTGGTGCATGGGATCGTAAAAAGCCATGGAGGCGTCATAACCGTCTCGAGTAACCGGGAAGACGGGACGGCTTTCGATGTGTTTCTGCCGGCCATCGAGGGGGATGAGTTGCCGGTATTGGAGCCGTCAGAGGATTTGCCGCGGGGAGACGAGAGGATCCTTTTCGTGGATGACGAGCAGGCACTGGTGCATCTGGGCAAAGAAATGCTGGAATTCCTCGGGTACACGGTAAATGGCTGCAGCAGCAGCTTGGAGGCGCTCCAGTTGTTCCGGTCCAGGCCGAACGACTTCGATCTTGTGATAACAGATCTGACGATGCCGCACCTGACAGGAGAGGGGCTGGCGCAAGAGGTCCTGTCGATGAGAGAGGATATCCCGATCATCCTTTGCACAGGATTCAAGCAGAAGATGACGGAACGCTATGCGGCGGAAATCGGCCTTCAGGCCTTGCTCATAAAGCCGTTGAGAATAAAAGAGATGGCCGACACAGTCAGACGTGTGCTAGACAACGCTAGATTGCTGGATGCTCATCCCAAGGCTTGA
- a CDS encoding Methyltransferase domain protein: MNTGPSYLMESDEESFRLETKTDSKTFETQAKWSGIRPGMRVLDAGCGPGLTSSILQRLVHPGGEVWGIDYSPKRIEHAALKYGRDSAIRFEVHDIRKPIQISGQFDCILVRFVLEYNLAEAMQIVENLTRLLKSRGILCLIDLDYNCLSHFPMPEEIGKILIDLMKLLEEKYNFDPYAGRKLYSYLYESGYRDITVDLQAHHLIYGEVKEHDFFNWLKKAEMATRKAQFLFTGYPGGHTGFFEDFLNFFRNPARFTYTPVILCKGIKPWDEHPAI; this comes from the coding sequence ATGAACACCGGACCGAGCTACCTTATGGAGAGTGACGAGGAGAGTTTCCGCCTCGAAACCAAGACCGACTCAAAGACCTTCGAGACCCAGGCGAAGTGGAGCGGCATCCGTCCGGGGATGCGAGTCCTGGATGCAGGCTGCGGCCCAGGCTTGACTTCTTCGATCCTTCAGCGTCTGGTTCACCCTGGAGGGGAAGTATGGGGCATCGATTATTCCCCTAAGCGCATCGAGCACGCGGCTCTCAAATACGGGAGGGATTCCGCCATTCGATTCGAGGTTCACGATATCAGAAAACCGATTCAAATATCGGGTCAATTCGACTGCATCCTGGTCCGTTTCGTCCTGGAATACAACTTGGCTGAAGCCATGCAAATCGTGGAAAACCTGACACGTCTACTGAAAAGCCGGGGAATTCTCTGCCTGATCGATCTTGACTACAACTGCCTCAGCCATTTCCCCATGCCTGAAGAGATAGGGAAGATCCTAATCGACCTCATGAAGCTGCTGGAAGAAAAATACAATTTCGACCCGTACGCCGGAAGAAAACTATACAGCTACCTGTACGAAAGCGGCTATCGGGACATCACGGTGGATTTGCAGGCTCACCATCTCATCTACGGGGAGGTGAAAGAGCACGATTTCTTCAATTGGTTGAAGAAGGCTGAAATGGCCACACGGAAGGCACAATTCCTGTTTACAGGATATCCGGGCGGACACACTGGATTTTTCGAAGATTTCCTAAACTTTTTCAGAAATCCGGCGCGTTTCACCTACACGCCTGTCATTCTGTGCAAGGGGATCAAGCCTTGGGATGAGCATCCAGCAATCTAG
- a CDS encoding Radical SAM domain protein, translating into MKERFIVMTRKTFEQGPIRPPNEARSLLLRFTRNCPWNQCRFCPVYKNRKFSLRTVEEIKEDIRTAREIADEIKALSWKLGESGKVSDKVVSDIFGGGGYTDAYHSVAGWLYYGTGACFLQDADNLVMPTEDLVACLSFLRETFPEITRVTTYSRSRTIVRKSLEAMKAIHEAGLDRVHIGLESGYDPVLKLMKKGVTAAQHIQAGRLVVDAGMELSEYVMPGLGGQKMWREHAVETARVLNAINPHFIRLRSLRIPKRVPLYELLEKGEFIMQTDDMLAEELRVFIEHLDGITSTVTSDHIMNLMEDIEGRLPEDKEKMLEAIERYQELPDEDRLVYRVGRRGGAYRSPLDLKRDPSTYQKIQRLIQDVEAKEGRDGVEQFIKELADRYV; encoded by the coding sequence ATGAAGGAGCGGTTTATCGTCATGACTCGCAAGACATTCGAGCAAGGCCCCATTCGGCCTCCGAATGAGGCGCGCAGCTTGCTGTTGCGGTTTACGCGGAATTGCCCGTGGAATCAGTGCCGTTTTTGCCCGGTATACAAGAATCGGAAGTTTTCGCTGCGGACGGTCGAGGAAATCAAGGAAGACATCCGCACAGCGCGGGAGATCGCCGACGAAATCAAGGCCCTTTCCTGGAAGCTTGGTGAATCCGGCAAGGTCAGCGACAAGGTCGTGAGCGACATCTTCGGCGGGGGAGGGTACACTGACGCCTACCACAGCGTGGCAGGCTGGCTTTACTACGGGACGGGCGCCTGTTTTCTTCAGGATGCCGACAATCTGGTCATGCCGACCGAGGATCTGGTAGCCTGTCTGAGCTTTCTGCGGGAGACCTTCCCGGAGATCACCCGCGTCACGACCTACTCGCGGTCCCGGACGATCGTCCGAAAGAGCCTGGAGGCGATGAAGGCGATCCATGAGGCCGGGCTCGATCGGGTCCACATCGGCCTCGAGAGCGGCTATGATCCCGTTCTCAAGCTCATGAAAAAGGGTGTGACGGCCGCCCAGCACATCCAGGCAGGGCGGCTGGTGGTGGATGCGGGGATGGAGCTTTCCGAATACGTCATGCCAGGGCTGGGGGGGCAGAAGATGTGGCGGGAACACGCGGTCGAGACCGCCAGGGTGCTGAACGCCATCAACCCCCATTTCATCCGGTTGAGAAGTCTCCGCATCCCGAAGCGTGTACCCCTCTATGAACTTCTCGAGAAGGGCGAGTTCATCATGCAGACCGACGACATGCTCGCCGAAGAACTCCGGGTGTTCATCGAACATCTCGATGGCATTACGAGCACGGTCACGAGCGATCACATCATGAACCTGATGGAGGACATCGAGGGGAGGCTTCCGGAGGACAAGGAGAAGATGCTCGAGGCGATCGAGCGCTACCAGGAGCTTCCGGATGAGGACAGGCTGGTCTACCGTGTCGGCAGGCGCGGCGGTGCCTACCGCTCCCCGCTCGATTTGAAACGGGATCCGTCGACTTACCAGAAGATCCAGCGGTTGATCCAGGATGTGGAAGCCAAGGAAGGCCGGGACGGGGTGGAGCAGTTCATCAAGGAACTCGCGGACCGTTATGTGTGA
- a CDS encoding Siroheme synthase domain protein, with translation MKYFPVMLAVEGRRVLVVGGGKVAERKVETLLEYGAEVLLVSKEVTPALQALAESGRIHYLGQAYEPSCLSGAFLAVAATDDAELNHVVSEDAQARGILINAVDQPADCTFILPSIVKRGDLVLAVSTSGRSPATAKRIRRSLETLFGPEYALFLRMMGCIREAVMALGLTQEENSRVFHELAGSKALEAIGRGAWPEVEAILAGILPGGLDPQGICRAAQRGAEAEE, from the coding sequence GTGAAATATTTTCCGGTCATGCTCGCCGTCGAAGGCCGCCGTGTGCTGGTCGTCGGCGGCGGGAAGGTTGCCGAAAGGAAGGTTGAGACGCTGCTCGAGTACGGAGCGGAGGTCCTGCTCGTTTCGAAGGAGGTGACGCCGGCGCTGCAGGCGCTGGCTGAAAGCGGGCGGATCCACTACCTTGGGCAGGCCTACGAACCTTCGTGTCTTTCCGGCGCTTTTCTGGCGGTTGCGGCCACGGATGACGCAGAGCTCAATCACGTTGTCAGCGAGGATGCCCAGGCGCGTGGAATCCTCATCAATGCTGTGGATCAGCCGGCCGACTGCACGTTCATCCTCCCCTCCATCGTCAAGCGAGGCGATCTCGTCCTGGCCGTTTCGACTTCGGGCCGGAGTCCGGCGACCGCCAAGCGGATCCGGCGCAGTCTCGAAACACTGTTCGGCCCCGAGTATGCCCTTTTCCTGAGGATGATGGGATGCATCAGGGAGGCCGTCATGGCGCTGGGCCTGACGCAGGAGGAAAACAGCCGGGTTTTCCATGAACTCGCGGGTTCGAAGGCGCTCGAAGCTATCGGTCGGGGCGCGTGGCCCGAGGTCGAAGCCATTCTTGCCGGGATCCTGCCTGGAGGGCTCGATCCGCAGGGGATTTGTCGAGCGGCGCAAAGAGGCGCCGAGGCGGAGGAGTAA
- the ccsB gene encoding Cytochrome c-type biogenesis protein CcsB: MLWFYLALILEWMATAGFLAYIITRRKGFFRYGYGFLLAGFIAHTIFLGYRYHLLEAAPVLNFKAALGFFAWSIVLAYLIFEIRFRLKVLGSFVAPFAAFLMALSFTLTGIDEPVKPIFKSLWLPVHVVTVFAGNGLFTITFVASGMYLLQERFIKRKRLGALYTRLPSLATLDAIAHYALIYGFSFMTVGMITGSIYAQVALGSYWQWDPKEVWSLITWLLYAVLLHQRLTVGWRGRRAAIMAMVCFAMLIFTFAGASFWLGGYHSFENLGARNGL, from the coding sequence TTGCTCTGGTTTTATCTCGCCCTGATTCTCGAATGGATGGCCACCGCCGGTTTCCTGGCCTACATCATCACGCGGCGGAAAGGGTTCTTTCGATACGGGTACGGCTTCCTGCTGGCCGGGTTCATTGCCCACACGATCTTCCTGGGTTATCGTTATCATCTCCTGGAGGCGGCGCCCGTTTTGAATTTCAAGGCGGCGCTCGGATTCTTCGCCTGGAGCATCGTCCTGGCCTACCTGATCTTCGAGATCCGATTCAGGCTGAAGGTCCTCGGTTCCTTTGTCGCACCTTTCGCCGCCTTCCTGATGGCCTTGTCTTTTACGTTGACAGGTATCGATGAGCCGGTCAAGCCGATCTTCAAGAGCTTGTGGCTGCCGGTGCATGTGGTGACGGTCTTCGCCGGGAACGGCCTCTTCACCATCACCTTCGTGGCCTCCGGGATGTATCTGCTCCAGGAGCGGTTCATCAAGCGGAAACGGCTTGGTGCGCTGTACACCAGGCTGCCGTCTCTGGCCACCCTCGATGCGATCGCCCATTATGCCTTGATCTATGGTTTTTCCTTTATGACCGTAGGGATGATCACGGGCTCCATTTATGCCCAGGTGGCCTTGGGGAGCTACTGGCAGTGGGATCCCAAGGAGGTCTGGTCGTTGATTACATGGCTCCTTTACGCCGTGTTGCTGCACCAGCGGCTGACAGTGGGGTGGCGCGGCCGGCGCGCGGCGATTATGGCGATGGTCTGTTTCGCGATGCTGATCTTCACATTTGCAGGGGCGAGTTTCTGGCTCGGCGGATACCACAGTTTCGAGAATCTCGGCGCCCGGAATGGATTGTGA
- the hemA gene encoding Glutamyl-tRNA reductase, which produces MKIISIGMNHETAPVELRECLAGEADSAGQALRAMRGIGSLQESFFLSTCNRVEALFTTENPGPAAEAVVEFLARMGRVEESVLRAHLYVLEDREAVGHVFSVASSLDSMVVGEPQILGQIKEAYFLATREKTSGVILNRLMHRAFHVAKRVRTETGICEAAVSISYAAVELAKKIFHELEGKKVLLIGAGEMAELAAKHLYRQGAQEIFVANRTLERAQQVAAPLGAKAVTLEEIDARLQDVDIVVASTAAAGYVITHAQVKACLRKRRNRPLFFIDIAVPRDVEPRVNTLDNVYVYDIDDLKGVIQFNMAQRRQEALKARAIVEEEVCKFEKWLKTLSVVPTIVSLQRKAETIVQTELRKSHSALEQLPEWQQEAVATLARSIAEKMLNDPILFLKGRADRKTVNDYLDVTRRLFNLDEERREFSAHSADKGDDDGPERDDTDA; this is translated from the coding sequence ATGAAGATCATCAGCATCGGAATGAACCATGAGACCGCGCCTGTGGAACTGCGGGAATGCCTGGCCGGCGAGGCGGACAGCGCGGGGCAGGCGCTGAGGGCCATGCGCGGGATCGGCTCTCTTCAGGAAAGTTTCTTCCTTTCGACCTGCAACCGGGTGGAGGCCCTGTTCACGACGGAGAATCCCGGGCCGGCGGCCGAAGCGGTCGTCGAGTTTCTGGCTCGTATGGGGCGGGTCGAAGAAAGCGTCCTGCGAGCGCACCTTTATGTGCTCGAGGACAGGGAGGCTGTCGGGCATGTGTTCAGCGTCGCCTCGAGCCTCGATTCCATGGTCGTGGGCGAGCCGCAGATCCTGGGCCAGATCAAGGAGGCCTACTTCCTGGCCACCCGCGAGAAGACCTCAGGGGTGATCCTGAACCGGTTGATGCACCGCGCTTTCCATGTCGCCAAACGCGTCCGGACCGAGACGGGCATCTGCGAAGCGGCTGTCTCCATCAGCTACGCCGCGGTGGAACTGGCGAAGAAAATCTTCCACGAACTGGAGGGGAAGAAGGTCCTGCTTATCGGGGCGGGCGAGATGGCGGAACTGGCGGCCAAGCACCTTTACCGCCAGGGGGCCCAGGAGATCTTTGTGGCCAACCGGACCCTCGAGCGCGCACAGCAGGTTGCCGCCCCGTTGGGGGCGAAGGCGGTCACGCTCGAGGAGATCGATGCGCGGCTGCAGGATGTCGATATCGTCGTGGCATCGACCGCCGCCGCCGGCTATGTCATCACCCATGCGCAGGTGAAGGCCTGCCTCAGGAAGCGGCGAAACCGGCCGCTTTTCTTCATCGACATTGCGGTTCCGCGGGACGTCGAGCCGCGGGTCAACACACTCGACAACGTTTACGTGTATGATATCGACGATCTGAAAGGGGTCATTCAGTTCAACATGGCCCAGAGGCGGCAGGAAGCGCTCAAGGCCAGGGCGATCGTCGAGGAGGAGGTGTGCAAGTTCGAGAAGTGGCTGAAGACCCTTTCCGTGGTTCCTACGATCGTGTCCCTGCAGCGCAAGGCCGAAACGATCGTACAGACCGAACTCAGGAAGAGCCATTCGGCGCTCGAGCAGCTGCCTGAATGGCAGCAGGAGGCTGTTGCAACGCTTGCCCGCTCGATTGCGGAGAAAATGCTGAACGATCCCATCCTCTTCCTGAAAGGGCGGGCGGACCGTAAGACGGTCAACGATTACCTTGATGTGACTCGCAGGCTGTTCAACCTGGATGAAGAGCGCCGGGAATTCTCGGCGCACAGTGCAGACAAAGGAGACGACGATGGACCTGAACGCGATGATACAGACGCTTAA